Proteins from one Sabethes cyaneus chromosome 2, idSabCyanKW18_F2, whole genome shotgun sequence genomic window:
- the LOC128735082 gene encoding histone-lysine N-methyltransferase 2D-like has product MSEKPTQKLSESDDLTDNSADNANDAAREDTSQQSGLATVESEYDTASDSPSDGEEYDDQEDSDSGEEELMAGSDGEDEDEEEDGDDGSDDDVIEVLDYERQSGDGQEQEADAKRKVDDDEDRSNPQYIPKKGTFYEHDDRTVEDEDEGKDADDENAKNDDASGMGGERKGIDKNAASKTMKKWQASADRWTHDRFDESEQAPKSRAELVSAYGYDIRSEDGPPRARRRRRYARGPNKYTRNWEDEDAYSKSNNNPEHNRVRKVPRPEEFPELGSNSGGKVRSTQSSRRASKTSRSSINERLDERSSGRQRVERRTTERARASNNNSRSGLDRDRDRAIDRDRGADRYDQRTDRNDRMDRERDRDRNWDREREYDQYEQNNYRDSRADGSRYSSERVNSVNNYHNKENKINNRGSKEKDRRGPDYKVITSLQFKNQTRNKNVEPGMPMPAGGGAAGQVVHSNSAGALSGSSNSNKMNNTLERVQTVSDRILDQRTVQHHYQNQSAQLIQQQHSQQQQPSQQQQQLTQAQMASPQTQVHPAHTQPPPQPIQQHHQQAAYVNDDHYDSYNESKMPKDAKFPYNPPANATIQSVEIGQTDIAKYPPPTAQRTSKDRQQVLATTSTGVAMSTRSQISPRQIVSTQANQLTTISASQQQQLAHQQQQQQQLQQQQQQQQTQQQYQQLQQQAQYQQQLHSLASQSAPPTVSQAPQTQGPPPQLPQQQQQAQLAQSATPQMHNVHLAGALPNTAVNQQQMLPSDSSSRSAKRYSSLRQRSTLDNPNVVVVQSPLHEQQQQQLLQQQQQQQLLLQQELQHQQQQKLGTQAPKPGYQLNQPPQQPTLPLNLPSDYLVQSASQTTASNKPQSASQAPVQYQHAAAYYTATTPTGTDFVTGTPAQPVQVQQQPPVPAVPVVPAQPNPILSAAQYPQYNQPSSTSHQYIQAPPPAAYIPQSTATPQPAPQPAAAAPPPQILNYVPSITPATPAQYPAAPYTGYQNYNSVVPQPVVPPTVPHNPSPSAATAALYQSSGGITYYAPQSQTQAPRPLPSQRRPTSAIPILAPPDRKAKNNRSGADAAGNSGNENEDNGGATVSSSGGMTGTTATSSGGSAAGTSSAPIASDIDHILDNMFVQRPPYQPPARKSPSPAPAPGQAAVAAVSSVGAANKTESGTALLPDPAKDLDKESIDKIGDSVQKLTIQEEKLPIVEALAAGGQNDKLEITPAAAIDSTAG; this is encoded by the exons ATGTCAGAAAAACCAACCCAAAAGCTGTCGGAATCGGATGACCTCACCGATAATTCAGCGGAT AATGCCAACGATGCAGCCAGAGAGGATACATCCCAGCAGAGCGGCTTAGCCACGGTAGAGTCCGAGTACGATACGGCATCGGATTCGCCTTCGGATGGGGAAGAGTATGACGACCAGGAAGACAGTGACAGTGGCGAGGAAGAGTTGATGGCCGGCAGTGACGGCGAAGATGAGGACGAAGAAGAAGATGGAGACGATGGATCTGATGACGATGTGATTGAAGTGTTGGACTACGAGCGCCAGAGTGGCGATGGTCAGGAGCAGGAGGCGGATGCCAAGCGAAAGGTGGATGACGATGAGGATCGCAGCAATCCTCAGTATATTCCGAAAAAGGGAACATTTTACGAACACGACGATCGGACAGTGGAAGACGAGGACGAGGGAAAGGACGCAGATGACGAGAACGCCAAAAATGACGATGCTTCCGGTATGGGTGGAGAGCGTAAAGGAATTGATAAAAATGCTGCTTcaaagacgatgaaaaagtgGCAAGCTTCCGCGGATCGCTGGACGCACGATCGGTTCGATGAAAGCGAACAGGCTCCGAAGTCGAGGGCAGAGCTGGTGTCCGCCTACGGATATGATATCCGCAGTGAGGATGGTCCACCACGTGCCCGCAGGAGAAGACGTTATGC TCGTGGTCCTAACAAATATACCAGAAACTGGGAGGATGAGGATGCCTACTCGAAATCTAATAACAATCCAGAGCATAATCGAGTACGGAAAGTACCGCGTCCGGAAGAATTCCCAGAGCTTGGAAGCAACAGTGGTGGCAAAGTACGAAGTACTCAGAGTTCACGACGAGCCAGTAAAACGAGCCGATCGTCGATTAACGAGCGGTTGGATGAGCGAAGCAGCGGTCGCCAGCGTGTAGAGCGTCGAACTACCGAGCGAGCTCGTGCCAGTAACAACAATAGTCGAAGTGGATTAGACCGCGATCGGGATCGTGCTATTGATAGAGATCGCGGTGCAGATCGGTATGACCAGCGAACAGATAGGAATGACCGAATGGACAGAGAACGTGATCGCGATCGTAATTGGGATCGGGAACGTGAATACGATCAATACGAGCAAAATAACTATCGAGACAGTAGGGCCGACGGTAGTCGGTACAGTTCTGAGCGAGTCAATAGTGTCAATAACTATCATAATAAAGAAAATAAGATTAACAATCGTGGAAGCAAAGAAAAAGACCGCCGAGGACCCGACTATAAGGTGATCACATCGCTGCAATTTAAGAATCAAACTAGAAACAAAAATGTCGAGCCAGGAATGCCGATGCCTGCTGGGGGCGGTGCTGCTGGTCAAGTTGTTCACAGCAACAGTGCTGGAGCGTTATCCGGTAGCAGTAACAGCAATAAGATGAACAATACATTAGAAAGAGTTCAAACTGTTTCAGATCGTATACTGGATCAACGGACCGTTCAACATCACTACCAGAATCAGTCAGCACAGCTGATCCAGCAACAGCACTCTCAACAGCAACAGCCatcgcagcaacagcagcagttgACACAAGCTCAAATGGCATCTCCCCAAACACAGGTTCACCCAGCTCACACGCAGCCGCCGCCGCAACCGATTCAGCAGCATCACCAACAGGCCGCCTACGTGAACGATGATCATTATGATTCTTACAACGAATCAAAGATGCCGAAAGACGCCAAATTCCCGTACAATCCTCCCGCCAATGCTACAATTCAATCAGTCGAAATTGGTCAAACCGATATTGCCAAATATCCACCACCGACTGCACAAAGAACCAGCAAAGATCGCCAACAGGTGTTGGCTACGACTTCCACCGGTGTGGCCATGAGCACCCGCTCTCAGATATCGCCACGACAGATAGTTTCAACACAAGCAAATCAGCTAACAACGATTTCAGCCAGTCAACAGCAACAGTTAGCccatcagcaacagcaacaacagcagctccagcagcagcagcaacaacaacagacTCAACAGCAATACCAACAGCTCCAACAGCAAGCACAATATCAGCAGCAGCTGCACTCACTGGCTAGTCAATCGGCACCTCCCACGGTTTCACAAGCCCCTCAAACTCAAGGTCCGCCTCCGCAGTTaccccagcagcagcagcaagcgcaGCTTGCACAATCTGCCACACCCCAAATGCACAACGTTCACCTGGCCGGAGCTCTGCCAAACACAGCCGTCAACCAGCAGCAGATGCTGCCAAGTGACAGCAGTTCTCGGTCCGCGAAACGATATTCCAGTCTTCGCCAACGATCCACCTTGGATAATCCCAACGTAGTCGTCGTCCAATCGCCGTTAcacgaacaacaacaacagcaattgctacaacaacagcaacagcagcagctgtTGCTTCAACAAGAACTCcaacaccaacaacaacaaaaacttgGCACACAAGCACCGAAGCCAGGTTATCAATTAAACCAACCGCCGCAGCAACCAACGTTGCCGCTGAACCTGCCGAGCGACTATCTCGTCCAAAGCGCCAGTCAAACGACCGCTTCAAACAAACCGCAATCGGCAAGTCAGGCTCCCGTCCAGTATCAACACGCAGCTGCCTACTACACGGCTACGACACCCACTGGAACGGATTTCGTTACCGGCACGCCCGCACAGCCGGTGCAGGTTCAACAGCAACCGCCAGTACCGGCGGTACCAGTAGTTCCCGCACAACCAAACCCGATACTATCCGCCGCACAATACCCGCAGTACAACCAACCCAGCTCGACTTCCCATCAGTACATCCAAGCTCCACCGCCTGCCGCGTACATCCCACAGTCAACGGCAACACCTCAGCCAGCCCCGCAACCGGCAGCAGCTGCTCCTCCTCCCCAAATTCTAAATTATGTCCCTTCAATCACACCAGCTACCCCCGCGCAGTATCCTGCTGCTCCATACACCGGGTACCAGAACTACAATTCTGTCGTGCCCCAGCCGGTAGTGCCACCAACCGTGCCACACAATCCATCCCCATCGGCAGCGACGGCAGCTCTCTATCAGTCCAGCGGTGGAATCACCTATTACGCCCCGCAATCACAGACGCAAGCCCCTAGACCACTACCGTCGCAACGACGACCGACCAGTGCGATCCCGATCCTAGCACCACCGGATCGTAAGGCGAAAAACAATCGTTCCGGAGCGGATGCCGCCGGAAACAGTGGCAACGAGAACGAAGATAACGGCGGAGCGACGGTTAGCAGTAGCGGGGGTATGACGGGCACAACCGCAACCAGTAGCGGTGGTTCGGCGGCCGGCACCAGTAGTGCACCGATCGCGAGCGATATCGACCACATTCTGGATAACATGTTCGTGCAGCGACCACCGTATCAGCCACCGGCACGGAAAAGTCCTTCGCCGGCACCGGCACCCGGACAGGCAGCGGTCGCTGCTGTGAGCAGCGTTGGCGCGGCAAACAAGACCGAAAGCGGTACGGCGTTGCTGCCGGATCCGGCTAAGGATCTCGATAAGGAGTCGATCGATAAGATTGGTGATTCAGTGCAG AAACTAACCATccaggaggaaaagctaccgatAGTGGAAGCACTGGCAGCCGGCGGCCAGAACGACAAGCTTGAAATCACACCTGCAGCGGCCATCGATTCGACGGCCGGTTGA
- the LOC128735403 gene encoding uncharacterized protein LOC128735403 produces MSPPHQARTDVIIMQILQQLQQQQAVTNQLLQQHRESAQQQQGFLQQQEHAFRNAMSAIQVTVPPNPEVILDSLAGNIREFQYDPENQITFAAWYARYKDLFAKDAERIDDEAKVRLLLRRLGTNEHYRYVSYILPGAPKDFTFQDTVSKLKGLFGTKESTVKKRYSTLTVSKAATEDYVPFACRVNKMCVEFELSKLSEQHFKYLMFVCGMKSECDAEVRTRLLRQK; encoded by the coding sequence ATGAGCCCTCCACATCAGGCTCGCACGGATGTCATCATCATGCAAATTTTGCAACAactccagcagcagcaggcCGTCACCAACCAGCTCCTCCAGCAGCATCGTGAATCTGCACAACAGCAGCAAGGATTCCTGCAGCAGCAAGAACACGCGTTCCGGAATGCCATGTCAGCAATTCAAGTTACTGTTCCCCCCAATCCGGAAGTGATTTTGGACTCGTTGGCTGGGAATATCAGAGAGTTCCAGTACGACCCGGAAAATCAAATCACATTCGCTGCGTGGTATGCCAGATACAAAGATCTTTTTGCGAAAGATGCTGAAAGGATCGACGACGAAGCAAAAGTGAGGTTACTTCTTCGCCGGTTGGGCACAAACGAGCACTACAGGTATGTCAGCTATATTTTACCCGGTGCTCCGAAGGATTTTACCTTCCAAGATACGGTGTCGAAGTTGAAGGGACTTTTCGGCACGAAGGAGTCCACCGTCAAGAAACGTTACAGCACCCTCACCGTCAGCAAGGCAGCGACAGAGGATTATGTTCCTTTTGCCTGTCGTGTCAATAAAATGTGTGTGGAGTTTGAGCTATCCAAGCTCTCAGAAcaacattttaaatatttgatgtTCGTGTGCGGTATGAAATCAGAGTGCGATGCGGAGGTACGCACCAGGTTGCTTAGACAAAAATAG
- the LOC128738078 gene encoding protein Cep89 homolog: protein MSSKLPIRKTIDPLFKIVSDLDKPSIQSSSPIPIALDSDDEPYRKSSYQRSRQKGHKSRIPGPVKTYTGVIVSRSKSVEDLQAGNDEHRSQNRSRKTSGDHHVERIVRAKDHQINKLVEKITTLFECNNQFAIENEKLQKEYQQVQQNLKALETTKPKSCDSCAEFGHERENLAKENGDLRNDIKMMKILVYRLNVQVERYQEVIRKEKTVRGDIPKIDFVDSSYGGSKDNLNWGPVNSHTLGPLLNAYEETIGEKNDLVQQYEQELIDFTGKLKQTLEENEKLHRDMEEIKSTQSSWLSERARLQAQIDVFKSKAEIQGKRADLAKEKLVEVLKCYEQKIQAQCLDIERLQEAYSRAKGELTSLRNLNQRPEVVVESMKECQRLFEELKIQHHSEKTRSTEEAATWKATIEAKDQEISQLKSHVVEQQKILERHKEINEVLMDKSRALKQSLHRSKQSKEALKARLKSVAGSSRNVEQQQREPPRDYWPTIKALQAKILERDQQLQGLQIRHAAEINQLQRRLQQREDSLRKVLEEKVQFRKV from the exons ATGTCATCCAAACTACCAATCCGTAAAACGATCGATCCCCTGTTTAAAATTGTTTCCGACTTGGACAAACCCTCCATTCAATCTTCATCGCCTATTCCGATTGCACTGGACTCGGATGATGAACCGTACCGGAAATCCAGCTACCAACGGTCGCGTCAGAAGGGCCACAAAAGTCGAATCCCCGGACCAGTTAAGACATACACGGGGGTGATCGTTAGTCGAAGCAAGAGCGTAGAGGATCTGCAAGCGGGAAACGACGAACATCGAAGTCAAAACAGGAGTCGAAAAACAAGCGGAGACCATCACGTGGAGCGGATTGTCCGAGCCAAGGACCATCAAATCAATAAGCTAGTTGAAAAGATTACAACTTTATTTGAATGTAACAATCAGTTTGCGATCGAGAACGAGAAATTGCAAAAAGAATACCAGCAAGTGCAGCAGAATCTGAAGGCACTGGAGACCACTAAACCGAAGAGTTGCGATAGTTGTGCGGAATTCGGGCATGAGAGGGAAAATCTTGCTAAGGAAAATGGTGACCTGAGGAACGATattaaaatgatgaaaattctaGTCTATCGATTGAACGTTCAAGTCGAACGGTACCAGGAGGTGATACGAAAGGAAAAGACAGTGAGGGGGGACATTCCTAAAATCGACTTCGTCGATAGTTCGTACGGGGGAAGCAAAGACAATCTGAACTGGGGACCGGTGAACTCGCACACCCTGGGACCTCTGCTGAATGCGTACGAGGAAACGATCGGGGAGAAAAACGATCTGGTGCAACAGTATGAACAGGAGCTGATCGATTTTACCGGGAAGCTGAAGCAAACGCTGGAGGAGAACGAAAAGCTTCACCGAGATATGGAGGAGATCAAGAGCACTCAGAGCAGTTGGCTTTCGGAACGAGCGCGGTTGCAGGCGCAGATTGATGTGTTCAAAAGTAAGGCCGAAATACAGGGCAAGCGGGCCGATCTGGCGAAGGAGAAGTTGGTTGAAGTTTTGAAATGTTACGAACAGAAAA TACAAGCTCAGTGCCTTGACATCGAACGCTTGCAGGAAGCTTATTCCAGGGCGAAAGGAGAATTAACTTCCTTGAGGAATCTTAATCAAAGACCTGAGGTTGTAGTTGAAAGTATGAAAGAATGTCAAAG ATTATTTGAAGAACTAAAAATTCAGCATCATTCCGAAAAAACACGATCCACAGAAGAAGCAGCGACGTGGAAAGCAACCATTGAAGCGAAAGATCAAGAGATTTCCCAATTGAAGTCACATGTTGTCGAACAGCAGAAAATTCTCGAGCGACACAAAGAAATTAATGA GGTCCTGATGGATAAGTCTAGAGCTCTCAAACAATCGCTTCACCGCAGTAAACAATCAAAAGAAGCTCTTAAAGCTCGCCTGAAAAGCGTGGCCGGCAGCAGCCGAAACGTTGAACAGCAACAACGCGAACCGCCGCGCGATTATTGGCCAACTATTAAAGCTTTACAAGCTAAAATTCTCGAACGGGACCAACAGCTTCAGGGCCTCCAGATCCGACATGCTGCAGAGATCAATCAACTACAGCGCCGACTGCAGCAACGTGAGGACAGCCTACGGAAGGTTCTCGAAGAGAAGGTGCAGTTTAGGAAGGTGTAG